CCTCTACATCGGCGTCTCCGAGTGGACGGCGGAGCAGCTCCGCGAGGGGCACGCTCTCGCGACGCAGCTCGGCATCCAGCTCATCTCGAACCAGCCCCAGTACTCCATGCTCTGGCGCGTGATCGAGGGCAAGGTCGTGCCGGCCTCCGAGGAGCTCGGCATCTCGCAGATCGTCTGGTCGCCGATGGCGCAGGGCGTGCTCAGCGGCAAGTACCTGCCCGGCCAGCCGGTTCCCGACGGCTCGCGTGCGACCGACACGAACAGCGGCGCCGACTTCATCAAGAGCTTCCTGCAGGACGAAATCCTCACCGCCGTGCAGCGCCTGAAGCCGATCGCCGACGAAGCGGGTCTGTCGATGCCGCAGCTCGCGATCGCCTGGGTGCTGCAGAATCCCAACGTCGCCGCCGCGCTCGTGGGGGCATCGCGCCCAGAGCAGCTCGCCCAGACCGTCAAGGCCTCGGGCGTGACGCTCGACGCCGACACGCTCGCCGCGATCGACACGGCGCTCGGCGACGCGGTCACCAGCGACCCCGAGCACACCTACTCGACCTCGCCCAAGACGCGCCTGGTCTGAGACCGGTCTGCTCTGAGGCCCGCGTGGTCTGAGAGCGCACACGACGAAGGCCGTCGCCCCTCGGGGCGGCGGCCTTCGTCGTGTCGCGCGGGTTACTCCTTCACCGCGCCGGCGGTCAGGCCCTGCACGATCCAGCGGCTCGCGAGCGCGAACATCGCCATGGTCGGCAGGATCGTCAGCACGGCGGCGGCCGACATGGAGCCCCAGTCGATGTTGAACGTCGAGATGAAGCCGTTCAGCGCCGAGGGCACCGTGCGGTTCGCGTCCGTGTTCATCAGCACGACCGACAGGAACAGCTCGTTCCAGCAGTTGACGAAGTTGAAGATGAACGCGGCGATGATGCCGGGGGTCATGACCGGCACCAGCACCCGGAACAGCGCGCCGAAGCGCGAGCATCCGTCGATCATCGCCGCCTCTTCGAGCGCGTCGGGGACGTTCTCGAAGAAGCCGCGCAGCATCACGGTGGAGAACGGGATGCAGATCGCGATGTAGACGAGGATCAGGCCGGGCTTCGTGTCGACGAGGCCGAGGTCGGTCATCATCGAGTAGAGCGGTCCGAGCGCGATGAAGGCGGGGATCATCTGCGTGAGCAGGAACGCCACGAGAACCGTGCCCTTGCCGCGGAACTCGAAACGCGCGATCACGTAGGCGCTCAGCAGGGCGATCAGCGTGGCCACGGCCCCCGCGATGATCGCGACGAGCGCCGAGTTGCCCAGGAACGTCGCGAACGCGCTCTGCTGGAAGAGCGTGACGTAGTTGTCGAACGACGGCTCGCTGGGCCAGTACTCGATCGGGAACCGGTTGATGGTGCCCGGGGACTTGATCGAGGTCAGCGCGATCCAGTAGAGCGGGAACAGTGTGATCACGAGCCAGAGGCCGAGCCCCACCACGCGGACCACGCCGCCGGGGGTGATCCGCCGCTTCGGCTTCGGCCGCGGGGCCTTCGCGAGATCGGGGACGGTGAGACGCCGGGTCTCGGTGACCGTGGTACCGGTGATGGTCATCGCTGGACCCTCCGCATCGCCATCAGGTAGAACGCGCAGAACACGAACAGGAACGCGACGACGATGAGTCCGATGGCGCTCGCGATGCCGTAGTTGCCCTGCTGGGTGTAGTTGATCATCCACGTCGTGATGATGTGCGTCTGGTTCGCCGGCCCGCCGTTCGTCATCGCGTAGATGATGTCGGGGAAGTTGAAGATCCAGATGATGCGCAGCAGGATCGTGAGCAGCAGCGTCATCGAGATGTACGGGATGATGATCGAGAACAGCTGTCGGGCCTTGCCCGCGCCGTCGAGGCTCGCCGCCTCGAGCATCTCATCGGGCACGGACTGCAGGGCCGCGAGGATCATGATCGCGAAGAACGTCACGCCGTACCAGACGTTGGCCGCGATCACCGCGAACATCGCCAGCTTCGGATCCGCGAGCCACGGAAGCGGCGCCTCGATGAGTCCCGCCTTCATCAGCAGGTCGTTCACGACACCGAACTCGGCGTTGAACATCCAGCGGAACAGCATGCCGATCAGGAAGCCCGACACCGCCCACGGGAAGAACACGAGCGCCTGGTAGAGACCGCGGAAGCGGAAGCGCTTGCGCAGTGCGAGTGCGATCAGGAACCCGATCACGAGCTGCGGCACGAGCGACCCGACGACCCACAGCACCGAGTTCCACGCGACGATGGGGAAGGCCGGGTCCTGGAAGACGGTGACGAAGTTGTCGAAGCCCACCCAGGGGGTGGAGGTGAGATCCCACAGGTTCCAGTCGTGGAAGGCCATGCGTGCGCCCTGCAGCATCGGCCAGTAGGTGAACCAGCACACGAACACGATCGCCGGGGCCATGAAGGCCAGCAGCGTCAGCGCGTGGCGGCCACGGAAGGGGCGGCGCCGGCGGGATGCCGGGGAGGCCCCGCCGGCGGTGCCGACGGAGCCCCCTTCGAGTGCGGTCCGGGTCACGGATCAGCCCTTTTCCGCTGCGTACTTCTCGGTCCAGAACGTGTCCCACGATTCGAGCAGCTCGCTGGTGGACATGTTGCCCAGCAGCACGTTCTGCACGTCCTGATCGGACTTCTGGATCCACTCGGTCCACCAGCTGACACCGCGCGGCTGGCGCACGTTGACGTAGGTGTCGGGGTCCTCGGTCATGGTGACGTAGCTGGTCCACGGTCCGGTCGAGTAGAACTCGTCATCGGCCGCCTCCGAGATGATCGGCACGAGGCTGTTGGCCTGCGCGAACTCGGTGGCGGGCTCGGTCGACGAGAGGAACTCGACGAGCTTGACCGCGGCATCCTGGTGCTCGCTCTTCTCGGCGACACCCCATCCGGCGACGGCGAGCGGCTGCGCGGCCTTGCCCGAGGGGCCGACGAGGAGCGGTGCGGTGTCCCACTGGTCCTCGGTCAGCGACGAGTCCTGCACGGTCGCGATGACCTCGGGGTCCTGCAGCAGGAACGCGGTGGTGCCGTTGGTGAAACCGGCGACCATCTCGGGGTAGCCCCACGAGACGGCGGACGGCGGCGACGCCTTCTCGAACAGCGCGAAGTAGTCGTCGACAGCATCCTGCGCCTCGGGGGCGGCGAAGATCGTCGACCCGTCTTCCAGCAGGAAGGCGTCGTCGACGTCGAGGTCGTCGATCGTGTAGGCCTCGATCGCCGCGACCACGTTGCTGTTGGCGTTCGCTCCGCCGCGGAACGCGTAGCCGTAGATGTTGTTCGACGGGTCCTGGATGGCGCTGGCCTGCTCGAGCAGATCCTTCCAGCTGTGCGGCGGGCCGTCGAAGCCGGCGTCCTTCACCAGGTCGGTGCGGTAGAAGAGCGAAAGGCCGTAGAAGCCGTACGGCACGAAGTAGCTCTTGCCGTCGGCCGCGACGGACGCCGCCTGCGCGTTGTCGGTCAGCGCGTCCCAGCCGTCCCACTTCTCGAGGTCGCCCGAGATGTCGTGCAGCCAGCCGTTGTTCGCGAACGGGCCGACGGTGATGTCGCGGACCTCGAGCACGTCGACGCCCTTGCCGGACTGCAGCATCTGCTGGATCTTCTGGTCGGCCTGCTCGGTGGGCGGCGAGACGAGGTTGACCTTGATCTTCGGGTTGTCCGCCTCGAACTCGTCGAGCAGGCCGCGGATCAGGTCGGTGCGGGCGGGGTTGGTCAGGCTCTCGACCATCTGCAGGGTGACGGTGCCGTCGGCGGATTCGCCGCCGCTGCCGCCGGAACAGCCGGTGAGCGCGAGCACGGCGACGGTGCCGAATCCGGCGGCCGTCAAGATTCTGTTCTTCTTCACGAGGTGCCTCTCGATTGGTGGTTGTGGTGTGTCGGGTGAGGGATGGAGCGGGTCAGGAGACGACGATCGCGTCGGCGGTGCGGATGCCGGCGCGGCGCAGGATCTGCGGGATGCAGCGTTCGACGAAGGCCTCGAAGTCCGACGCCTCGCTGTACAGGTGCGCAGACAGGCGGAAGTAGCCGATGCCGCGGAAGCTCGTGAACGCCGTCTCGACGCCGGTCGCGTCGAGCAGGTCCATCCGCAGCGCGTCGGCCTCTTCGCGGGTGGAGCCGAGTCCGAGGGGCAGGCGCACGAGGCGCATCGACGGCACGGGAGAGGGCAGCGGGGTGAGCGGGTCGTCGTCGCCGTAGGGTCGCAGGCCCTCGGCGATGATCTCGGCGCCGGCATCCGCCATCTGCGCCATCACCCGCCGTGTGTTCGCCCAGCCGAACTCGGTCTCGATGAAGTCGATCGAGGCGGGAGTCGCGAGATAGGTCGTGGCGTCGATCGTGCCCTGAGTGTCGAAGCGCTCGGGATACGGCTCGTTCGCGGCCCAGGAGTCGATCAGCGGCCAAAGGTCGTCGCGGTCGGGCGCGGTGGTGACGAGCAGAGCCGAACCGCGCGGTGCGCAGGGCCACTTGTGCAGGTTGCCGAACCACCAGTCGCCCCCTGCGACGGCCGCCGCGTCGGCGACGAGGCCGGGGGCGTGCGCTCCGTCGACCAGTGTGCGGATGCCGCGCTCGGCGACCAGGTCGGCGATGCGGCGGGTGGGAAGCATGCGGGCGGTGGGCGAGGTGATCTGGTCGATGACGATCAGGCGGGTGCTCGGGGTCAGTGCGTCGGCGAAACGCTGCACGACCTCATCGTCGGAGGCGAGCAGCGGCAGCTCGACCGCGCGCACGGATGCTCCGAAGCGGCGGGCCAGGCGCTGCGCGCCCATCGTGATCGCGCCGTAGCCCTGGTCGGTGACGAGGATCTCGTCGCCCGCGCTCAGCTGCAGGGCGTTGTAGACGACGGTGGCGGCCGCGGAGGCGTTGGGCACGAAGGCGCTGTCCTCGGCGCGGGCGCCCACGAAGGGCGCGGTGCGCTCGCGGGCGGCCTGCACCCGCTCGGCGATGCGCGGAAACCACTCGACCGGGCTGAGGTCGGCGCGGCGACGCAGAGCATCCTGCTGCGCGACGACCGCGGTGGGCACGGCGCCGAACGAGCCGTGGTTGAGGTGGATGACGTCGGGGTCGAGGGGCCACGCGTCACGGGCTCGCAGGCCGGAGTTCAGCGTGAGCGGTGCGGGGAAAACTGGTGCGGGCATCGGTCCTCGTCGGTGCATCGGGGGGAGTTGTTGCACAACTTTGCCACAGAGGTTCCGAAATGACCATGAAAAGGTGAAGATGAAACATAGTCGTCATACGAATTTGACGAGGCCGGTATGTCCGACAGACTCTCAGAGGAATCGGGCGGTGTCAGGAGGATGTCGATGAGCGCTCTGGATACTGCTCTGCACGGACTGCGCGCGCTGATCGCGGACGGAGCGCTGCGACCCGGTGATCGGCTGCCCAGCGAGGGTGAGCTCTGCGAGCGGCTCGGCGTCTCTCGCGGGTCGCTGCGCGAGGGCATCCGCATGCTGGCCGCACTCGGCGTGCTCGAGACCCGTCACGGATCGGGCAGCTATGTGAGCGAGCTTCGCGCCGCCGACCTCATCGGCAGCCTCTCGCTCACCGTCGGGCTGCTGCCGATGGAGGGAGTGCTCGAACTGACCGAGCTGCGTCGGGTGCTCGAACCGCATGCCGCCGCGCTCGCGGCAGCTCGCATCGATGCGGCGACGGTGGAGGAACTCGGACGCCTGCTCGACGAGATCGAGGCCGGCACGGACTTCGAAGACCACTCGCGCCTCGATCATGCGTTCCACATGACGATCTCGAAGATCGCCGGCAACGACGCTCTCACGAGCCTCATCGACGTGCTGCGCTCACGCTCGCGGGCCTATCGGATTCCCGATGCGGCGGACGCCGCCGAACTCAAACTGCACTCCGACGCGGGGCACCGCGCGATCCTTCGTGGACTCGCGGCGGCAGACCCGGTCGCGGCATCGGCTGCGGCATCCGCGCACGTCGCCCAGACCGAGTACTGGGTGCGCCGGTACACCGACGTGAGTCTGATCGAACCCACGTCGGCGCCGGCATCCGACTGACCCGCGCGTCCCGGCTGTGCCTAACCGTGCCGATGGGCGGATCGACCGGAGCCTCAGGCGAGGGTGATGTCGACCTGGATCTCGGTCGCGATGCGCTCGAGGTCACGACGCAGCGCGTCGAGGTCGACAGAGGCGGGAACCCGCGCGATCACGGATGCCTCGAACAGGCGCCCGCCGGCCATCGCGGCATCCCGGGTCTCGGTGGCCAGCTCTTCGATGCTGAGCTCATGCGCGCTCAGCACGTTCGAGATCTCGCGGACGATCCCCGAGCGGTCGTTGCCGAGCACGCGGATCTCGAGCACTTCCGCCTCGGCGTCCGTCGCGGGTGAGCCGGCGAGCACCGCGAGGGTGAGCAGCCCCTGGCCCTGCAGCTCGCGTAGTGCGCTCTGCAGCCCGTCCGAGTGTTCCGGAGCGACCGAGACCTCGATCACGCCCGCGAAGGTTCCGGCGAGCTCGGCCAACGAGCTGTTCTCCCAGTTGCCGCGGTGGGCGTCGACGACATCGGCGACGGCGGCGACGAGACCGGGGCGGTCAGCACCCGCGACAGTGAGGATGAGAGTAGTCATGCGGCCAGCGTAGCTGTTCGCAATTCAGCACCCAGTGGTCTCATCCCGGGCGCTCGGGTGATCAGGTGGCAGAACGAGGGTATCCGTGCTGAATTGTGAACGAGCGGGTCAGCCGCACCGAGGGCGGCCGCTGAACTCGAGTCCGAGCGCGCGCATCTAGGGTGGGCGGATGAGGCGAAGACATCGAACTCGCGCTCGCCCACACGAAAGACGACAGGCTGAAAGGGTCGCTCCTGGTCAGCGACGACTTGCGCATCCCTCCCTGGACATCACGCCTGGTCGTTGGCGGGTTCCAGTGCGGCGACCGCGTCCAGTGCTCCGCGCACCGCGGGGATCGGCTCGCTGTGGTCGCCGTTTCGGGCGTGGATGACGCAGCTCGCGACGAACGCGGAGATCACGCCGTCGTTGGAGATGATCCATGGGCCGACGAGGATGAAAGGGTCGGTGCCTGATGTCGCTACGCCGGAAAGGCTGAAGTCCCCGTAGGTGTGGTGCGTGAATGTCACGGTCACCAGATCGCCATGTCGGACGTCGCCGGGGGATTGCTCTGCTCCCTCGCCGACATGCCCCAGCTCGGCAGGAACGGCCCTCAGCTCCGATGCGGGTTGGCGGGTGACGCTGGAGGTTCCACCGGTGGGGACCGTCTTGCGGGGGCCGCCGAGCACCTGGTCGGCGATCGCGATGTCTCCGGCGAGAGATTGGCGTGACTCACCGCGCACCGCGTAGAGCCCGTACCGAGCGGATCCGAAGACCGCGCTCAGCTGCTCGCCGATCTCCACGGATCCGAGGAACATCTTCATGCCTGCGACGTCACGCCGAGCAGGGGTAAGGGATGCCATGCGGCCAGCCTATCGAGACGGCCGGAGCGCGCCGCGACGGGCATGGTGAATCGCGCACGGGCAGGGGCGGACTCGGGACCCGAAGAAAGGGATCAGTCGACCCAGACCCCGGTCTCGAGGAGGTGGTCGAGACGGGCGCGGTGCGGGGCGAGGTCCCAGCCCTGCTCGGCGACCCAGTCGTCGTTGAAATACGTGCCGGCGTAGCGGATGCCGCTGTCGCAGATCAGTGTGACTATGCTGCCGGTCTCGCCCGCCGCGCGCATGCGCGCGATCAGCTGGAACGCCCCGTACAGGTTGGTGCCGGTCGAGCCTCCGGCGAGGTGCAGGGTGCGCTCGCGCAGCATCCGGATCGCGGCGATCGATCCGGCATCGGGCACCTGGATCATCTCGTCGATCACGGTCGGCACGAACGAGGCCTCGACGCGTGGGCGACCGATGCCCTCGATGCGGCTGGGGCGCCCGACGGGCGGATCGATCGTGCCCGCCCAGCCGTCGTAGAACGCCGAGCCCTCGGGGTCGACGACGGCGATCTGCGTCTCGTGGCGGCGGAACTTGACGTAGCGCCCGAAGGTCGCGCTCGTGCCGCCGGTGCCCGCGCCCACCACGATCCAGCGGGGGATCGGATGCCGCTCCTGCGCCAGCTGGCTGAACACGCTCTCGGCGATGTTGTTGTTGCCGCGCCAGTCGGTGGCGCGTTCGGCGAACGTGAACTGGTCGAGGTAGTGGCCGTGGCACTCGGACGCCAGGCGCTGCGCCTCGGGCGACATGTCCTCGGCGCGGTCGACGAAATGGCAGCGTCCGCCGTAGAACTCGATGAGGTCGATTTTCTCCTGGCTCGTCGAGCGCGGCACGACCGTCACGAAGGGCAGCCCGAGCATCCGGGCGAAGTACGCCTCGGAGACGGCGGTTGATCCGCTCGAGGACTCGACGAGCGTGGAGTTCTCGTCGATGCGGCCGTTCACGAGTCCGTACAGGATGAGTGAGCGCGCCAGGCGGTGCTTGAGCGACCCCGTGGGGTGCACCGACTCGTCTTTCAGGTAGAGATCGATGCCCCACTCCGGCGGCAACGGGAACAGGTGCAGATGGGTGTCGGCGCTGCGGTTGGCGTCGGCCTCCAGCAGGGCGATCGCAGTGCTGGTCCAGTCGCTCATCCTTCGAGCGTAACGGTCGCCTACTTCGGCGTGAACCCGCCCTCGCCCGTCTCGCCGTCGTACGTGAAGATCTGGTCCTCCAGCGTGATCTTGATGTCGTCGCCGAGCGGCTGCTGAGCGAGAAGACGCTCCTCGAGCATCGTCATCCGCTCCTCGTACTCCTGCGCCTGCGCCGCGTCGACACCCCA
The sequence above is a segment of the Microbacterium sp. Root553 genome. Coding sequences within it:
- a CDS encoding aldo/keto reductase family protein is translated as MVNYRYLGNSGLKVSEITYGNWVTHASQVGDDAAVKTVHAALEAGITTFDTADTYANTAAEVVLGKALEGQRRDGLEIFTKVYFPTGPKGPNDTGLSRKHILRSIDGSLERLGTDYVDLYQAHRFDYETPLEETFQAFADVVRQGKALYIGVSEWTAEQLREGHALATQLGIQLISNQPQYSMLWRVIEGKVVPASEELGISQIVWSPMAQGVLSGKYLPGQPVPDGSRATDTNSGADFIKSFLQDEILTAVQRLKPIADEAGLSMPQLAIAWVLQNPNVAAALVGASRPEQLAQTVKASGVTLDADTLAAIDTALGDAVTSDPEHTYSTSPKTRLV
- a CDS encoding carbohydrate ABC transporter permease — its product is MTITGTTVTETRRLTVPDLAKAPRPKPKRRITPGGVVRVVGLGLWLVITLFPLYWIALTSIKSPGTINRFPIEYWPSEPSFDNYVTLFQQSAFATFLGNSALVAIIAGAVATLIALLSAYVIARFEFRGKGTVLVAFLLTQMIPAFIALGPLYSMMTDLGLVDTKPGLILVYIAICIPFSTVMLRGFFENVPDALEEAAMIDGCSRFGALFRVLVPVMTPGIIAAFIFNFVNCWNELFLSVVLMNTDANRTVPSALNGFISTFNIDWGSMSAAAVLTILPTMAMFALASRWIVQGLTAGAVKE
- a CDS encoding carbohydrate ABC transporter permease — encoded protein: MTRTALEGGSVGTAGGASPASRRRRPFRGRHALTLLAFMAPAIVFVCWFTYWPMLQGARMAFHDWNLWDLTSTPWVGFDNFVTVFQDPAFPIVAWNSVLWVVGSLVPQLVIGFLIALALRKRFRFRGLYQALVFFPWAVSGFLIGMLFRWMFNAEFGVVNDLLMKAGLIEAPLPWLADPKLAMFAVIAANVWYGVTFFAIMILAALQSVPDEMLEAASLDGAGKARQLFSIIIPYISMTLLLTILLRIIWIFNFPDIIYAMTNGGPANQTHIITTWMINYTQQGNYGIASAIGLIVVAFLFVFCAFYLMAMRRVQR
- a CDS encoding ABC transporter substrate-binding protein, with amino-acid sequence MKKNRILTAAGFGTVAVLALTGCSGGSGGESADGTVTLQMVESLTNPARTDLIRGLLDEFEADNPKIKVNLVSPPTEQADQKIQQMLQSGKGVDVLEVRDITVGPFANNGWLHDISGDLEKWDGWDALTDNAQAASVAADGKSYFVPYGFYGLSLFYRTDLVKDAGFDGPPHSWKDLLEQASAIQDPSNNIYGYAFRGGANANSNVVAAIEAYTIDDLDVDDAFLLEDGSTIFAAPEAQDAVDDYFALFEKASPPSAVSWGYPEMVAGFTNGTTAFLLQDPEVIATVQDSSLTEDQWDTAPLLVGPSGKAAQPLAVAGWGVAEKSEHQDAAVKLVEFLSSTEPATEFAQANSLVPIISEAADDEFYSTGPWTSYVTMTEDPDTYVNVRQPRGVSWWTEWIQKSDQDVQNVLLGNMSTSELLESWDTFWTEKYAAEKG
- a CDS encoding aminotransferase class V-fold PLP-dependent enzyme, which produces MPAPVFPAPLTLNSGLRARDAWPLDPDVIHLNHGSFGAVPTAVVAQQDALRRRADLSPVEWFPRIAERVQAARERTAPFVGARAEDSAFVPNASAAATVVYNALQLSAGDEILVTDQGYGAITMGAQRLARRFGASVRAVELPLLASDDEVVQRFADALTPSTRLIVIDQITSPTARMLPTRRIADLVAERGIRTLVDGAHAPGLVADAAAVAGGDWWFGNLHKWPCAPRGSALLVTTAPDRDDLWPLIDSWAANEPYPERFDTQGTIDATTYLATPASIDFIETEFGWANTRRVMAQMADAGAEIIAEGLRPYGDDDPLTPLPSPVPSMRLVRLPLGLGSTREEADALRMDLLDATGVETAFTSFRGIGYFRLSAHLYSEASDFEAFVERCIPQILRRAGIRTADAIVVS
- a CDS encoding FadR/GntR family transcriptional regulator — its product is MSALDTALHGLRALIADGALRPGDRLPSEGELCERLGVSRGSLREGIRMLAALGVLETRHGSGSYVSELRAADLIGSLSLTVGLLPMEGVLELTELRRVLEPHAAALAAARIDAATVEELGRLLDEIEAGTDFEDHSRLDHAFHMTISKIAGNDALTSLIDVLRSRSRAYRIPDAADAAELKLHSDAGHRAILRGLAAADPVAASAAASAHVAQTEYWVRRYTDVSLIEPTSAPASD
- a CDS encoding glycine cleavage system protein R, producing MTTLILTVAGADRPGLVAAVADVVDAHRGNWENSSLAELAGTFAGVIEVSVAPEHSDGLQSALRELQGQGLLTLAVLAGSPATDAEAEVLEIRVLGNDRSGIVREISNVLSAHELSIEELATETRDAAMAGGRLFEASVIARVPASVDLDALRRDLERIATEIQVDITLA
- a CDS encoding PLP-dependent cysteine synthase family protein, whose product is MSDWTSTAIALLEADANRSADTHLHLFPLPPEWGIDLYLKDESVHPTGSLKHRLARSLILYGLVNGRIDENSTLVESSSGSTAVSEAYFARMLGLPFVTVVPRSTSQEKIDLIEFYGGRCHFVDRAEDMSPEAQRLASECHGHYLDQFTFAERATDWRGNNNIAESVFSQLAQERHPIPRWIVVGAGTGGTSATFGRYVKFRRHETQIAVVDPEGSAFYDGWAGTIDPPVGRPSRIEGIGRPRVEASFVPTVIDEMIQVPDAGSIAAIRMLRERTLHLAGGSTGTNLYGAFQLIARMRAAGETGSIVTLICDSGIRYAGTYFNDDWVAEQGWDLAPHRARLDHLLETGVWVD